In the Gemmatimonadaceae bacterium genome, one interval contains:
- a CDS encoding glycosyl hydrolase yields the protein MRICLFAAGLLGAAVSTAHAQQPAPKSAPKSAPAKAAPARAAAAASALDSSTFAALAWRNVGPSRGGRANAIAGIPSNPLVYFAGYTGGGLWRTDDAGLNWKNISDGQFTSSTIGAIAVAPSDENVIYVGTGEHAVRGQSSTYGDGMYKSTDQGRTWKKIGLELSKQISAVRVHPTNPEVVYVAVQGDRWKGTADRGIYRSTDGGTTWTQVLKGVNATSGASDLSMDATNPRILYAAMWDHQRMPWMVRSGGAGSGIWKSTDGGDTWTRLSEGLPKLMGKIGVAVSPANPERVFAIVEAEAGGLYRSDDAGKTWRLLSGDRLIQTRSWYYMNVTADPKNENVVWVMNAPIVRSIDGGRTFQTVPAMHGDNHQLWINPRDSRYVANANDGGASVSLDGGKSWSTQDNQPTAQFYHVAVDDGFPYKLYGGQQDNSSVMLKSFSDMGRVDIRDWDIGPGCESANMGVSAKNPRYVYGGCYQGIIEEVDQATGLRRAIMPWPEMNLTEPTDKTKYRYNWTAPIEVSQHDDKVVYHGGNVLFKTTDRGQHWTPISGDLTKNDKSRQGWGGGPITNEGAGGEVYAAIVVIEESPHDANTLYVGTDDGVIQRTRDGGKTWTNITPASWGDGLVNEIAVSPFDAGTIYVSFRKDRLGDYTPHVYVSRDYGATFTEMVSGFRPNEPVRVVREDPARKGLLYAGTETGVYVSYDGGAWMPFTGFPVTPVTDLAVKHGDLIASTEGRAFWILDDLSVLRQRADSLASAAVHLYAPRPAVLLASGTAPAGKGAGANPAFGATVYFRLAAAPDSVTTVSVEFLDSKGTVVRSFASKDSLNKLTAKAGLNSLYWNLRRAAPARLGTVLLFGAPNDGGAHVSPGQYSVRLTFTQGGKSTVLTRPLTVQNDPRVTTPVALVAERDSVANLLSTRINEIHESVLRLRDVKGQVAGFVQRAKETSAPDTIAAAGKALTGKLDKMDPRLTTKAANGQDIINYANGINGQYGFLLGQVEGNTQLTQPVKDRLVELEKIWAALRAEVEQIELVDVPAFNKLLESKGVPGVVSAKKKGPIA from the coding sequence ATGCGTATTTGCCTCTTTGCGGCCGGCCTCCTTGGCGCGGCCGTCTCGACTGCCCATGCCCAGCAGCCCGCGCCCAAGTCGGCGCCCAAGTCGGCCCCGGCCAAGGCCGCTCCCGCCAGGGCCGCCGCCGCCGCCAGTGCCCTGGACTCGTCGACCTTTGCCGCGCTCGCGTGGCGCAACGTTGGCCCGTCGCGCGGTGGCCGCGCGAATGCGATCGCCGGCATCCCGTCCAATCCGCTGGTCTACTTTGCCGGCTACACCGGCGGCGGGCTGTGGCGCACCGACGATGCGGGGCTGAACTGGAAGAACATTTCCGACGGGCAGTTCACGTCGAGCACCATTGGCGCGATCGCGGTGGCGCCGAGCGACGAGAACGTGATCTACGTGGGCACCGGCGAGCATGCCGTGCGCGGCCAGTCGAGCACGTACGGCGACGGCATGTACAAGAGCACCGACCAGGGGCGCACCTGGAAGAAGATCGGGCTCGAGCTGTCGAAGCAGATCAGCGCTGTGCGCGTGCATCCGACCAATCCGGAGGTCGTGTACGTGGCCGTGCAGGGCGATCGCTGGAAGGGGACGGCGGATCGCGGCATCTATCGTAGCACGGATGGCGGCACGACGTGGACGCAGGTGCTCAAGGGGGTGAACGCGACGAGTGGCGCGAGCGATCTGAGCATGGACGCCACCAATCCGCGCATCCTGTACGCGGCGATGTGGGATCATCAGCGCATGCCCTGGATGGTGCGCTCGGGTGGTGCGGGCAGCGGGATCTGGAAGAGCACGGATGGCGGCGACACGTGGACGCGCCTGAGCGAGGGGCTCCCCAAGCTGATGGGCAAGATCGGCGTGGCGGTCTCGCCGGCCAATCCGGAGCGCGTGTTTGCGATTGTGGAGGCGGAGGCCGGTGGCCTCTACCGCAGCGATGACGCCGGCAAGACGTGGCGCCTCCTGAGCGGCGATCGCCTCATTCAGACGCGGTCGTGGTACTACATGAACGTCACCGCCGATCCGAAGAACGAGAATGTGGTGTGGGTGATGAACGCCCCGATCGTGCGCAGTATCGATGGCGGCCGCACCTTCCAGACGGTGCCGGCGATGCACGGCGACAATCACCAGCTGTGGATCAATCCGCGCGACTCACGGTATGTCGCCAACGCGAACGATGGCGGCGCGAGTGTATCGCTCGACGGCGGGAAGAGCTGGAGCACGCAGGACAACCAGCCCACGGCCCAGTTCTATCACGTCGCCGTGGACGATGGTTTCCCCTACAAGCTCTACGGCGGGCAGCAGGACAACTCGTCGGTGATGCTCAAGAGCTTCAGCGACATGGGGCGCGTGGACATCCGCGACTGGGACATCGGCCCGGGGTGTGAAAGCGCCAACATGGGGGTGAGCGCGAAGAACCCGCGCTATGTGTATGGCGGCTGCTATCAGGGGATCATCGAAGAGGTCGATCAGGCGACGGGGCTGCGGCGCGCGATCATGCCGTGGCCGGAGATGAACCTCACCGAACCGACCGACAAGACGAAGTACCGCTACAACTGGACGGCGCCGATCGAGGTGTCGCAGCACGACGACAAGGTCGTGTACCATGGCGGCAACGTGCTCTTCAAGACGACCGATCGCGGCCAGCACTGGACGCCGATCTCGGGCGATCTGACCAAGAACGACAAGAGTCGGCAGGGATGGGGTGGCGGGCCGATCACCAACGAGGGCGCCGGCGGTGAGGTGTACGCCGCGATCGTGGTGATCGAGGAGTCGCCGCACGATGCCAACACGCTCTACGTGGGCACCGACGACGGCGTCATTCAGCGCACCCGCGACGGCGGCAAGACGTGGACGAACATCACGCCGGCCTCGTGGGGCGACGGGCTGGTGAATGAGATCGCGGTGTCGCCGTTCGACGCCGGCACGATCTACGTCTCCTTCCGCAAGGATCGTCTCGGCGATTACACGCCGCATGTGTATGTCTCGCGTGACTACGGCGCGACCTTCACCGAAATGGTGAGCGGCTTCCGCCCCAATGAGCCGGTGCGGGTCGTGCGCGAAGACCCGGCGCGAAAGGGGCTGCTCTACGCCGGCACCGAAACCGGCGTGTACGTGAGCTACGATGGCGGCGCGTGGATGCCGTTCACGGGTTTCCCGGTGACTCCGGTGACCGACCTCGCGGTGAAGCACGGCGATCTCATCGCCTCCACCGAAGGGCGGGCGTTCTGGATTCTCGATGATCTGTCGGTGCTGCGGCAGCGCGCCGATTCTCTGGCGAGTGCGGCGGTGCATCTCTACGCGCCGCGACCCGCCGTGCTGCTGGCCAGCGGCACGGCCCCGGCCGGCAAGGGGGCGGGCGCCAACCCCGCCTTCGGCGCCACGGTGTATTTCCGCCTTGCGGCTGCGCCCGACAGCGTGACGACCGTGTCGGTGGAGTTCCTCGACAGCAAGGGTACGGTGGTGCGGTCGTTTGCCTCGAAGGATTCGCTCAACAAGCTCACCGCCAAGGCGGGGCTCAACAGCCTGTACTGGAACCTCCGCCGCGCGGCGCCGGCGCGCCTGGGAACGGTACTGCTCTTTGGCGCGCCGAACGATGGCGGGGCGCATGTGTCACCGGGGCAGTACAGCGTGCGGCTGACGTTCACGCAGGGCGGCAAGAGCACGGTGCTCACGCGCCCGCTCACCGTGCAGAACGATCCGCGCGTCACGACGCCGGTGGCTTTGGTGGCGGAGCGTGACTCGGTGGCGAATCTGCTGTCCACGCGCATCAACGAGATTCACGAAAGCGTGCTGCGCCTGCGCGATGTGAAGGGGCAGGTGGCGGGCTTTGTGCAGCGCGCCAAGGAGACGAGCGCGCCCGATACCATCGCGGCGGCGGGCAAGGCGCTCACCGGCAAGCTCGACAAGATGGACCCGCGGCTCACCACCAAGGCGGCGAACGGGCAGGACATCATCAACTACGCCAACGGCATCAACGGGCAGTATGGCTTCCTGCTTGGCCAGGTCGAGGGGAATACGCAGCTGACGCAGCCGGTGAAGGATCGGTTGGTGGAGTTGGAGAAGATTTGGGCGGCCTTGCGTGCGGAGGTCGAGCAGATTGAACTCGTCG